One genomic segment of Arthrobacter sp. zg-Y1110 includes these proteins:
- a CDS encoding response regulator transcription factor, giving the protein MLINSQPDLKVVAEAGNGREALAALAAVSADVVLMDVRMPGMDGIEATSRILDGDTGGGPKVVVLTTFDLDEYALTAIQAGASGFLLKDAPPEELLEAIRTVYRGDAVIAPSTTRRLLDHVAPLLRTAGAPGSRHADAVASLTPREHEVFTLIAQGLSNPEIAAKLYLSEATVKTHVGHILAKLEARDRVQAVVIAYETGIVAP; this is encoded by the coding sequence ATGCTGATCAATTCACAGCCGGACCTCAAGGTTGTTGCCGAAGCCGGTAACGGCCGCGAGGCGCTGGCCGCGCTGGCAGCCGTGTCTGCCGACGTCGTACTGATGGACGTGCGCATGCCCGGGATGGACGGCATCGAAGCCACCTCCCGGATTCTGGACGGAGACACCGGCGGCGGACCGAAGGTCGTAGTCCTGACCACCTTCGACCTGGACGAATACGCGCTCACCGCCATCCAGGCCGGTGCCAGCGGATTCCTCCTGAAGGACGCACCGCCCGAGGAACTCCTGGAGGCCATCCGGACCGTGTACCGCGGGGACGCCGTCATTGCACCGTCCACCACGCGGCGCCTGCTGGACCACGTCGCTCCACTGCTGCGCACGGCCGGTGCGCCGGGCAGCCGGCATGCCGACGCCGTCGCCTCCCTGACCCCGCGCGAACACGAGGTGTTCACCCTGATTGCGCAGGGCCTGTCCAATCCGGAAATCGCGGCGAAGCTGTACCTGTCCGAAGCCACCGTGAAAACCCATGTGGGACACATCCTGGCCAAGCTGGAGGCCCGGGACCGGGTCCAGGCCGTGGTCATTGCCTACGAGACGGGGATTGTCGCACCCTAG
- a CDS encoding MmcQ/YjbR family DNA-binding protein, with translation MVTVDDVRSICLSLPGVTERLSWKQPAWFARTLMARMWEEDVLTVKSAEREALAALQPDLFYWTPHHNRSPLLLLARLEHLPPDELSELLRESYRLAGPLPPTV, from the coding sequence ATGGTCACCGTCGACGACGTTCGCTCCATCTGCCTCTCCCTCCCCGGCGTGACGGAGCGCCTCAGCTGGAAGCAGCCGGCCTGGTTCGCCCGTACCCTGATGGCGCGGATGTGGGAGGAAGATGTCCTGACCGTGAAGAGCGCCGAACGTGAGGCGCTGGCGGCGCTGCAGCCGGACCTGTTCTATTGGACGCCGCACCACAACCGGTCCCCCTTGCTCCTCCTGGCCCGGCTGGAGCATCTGCCTCCGGACGAACTGTCCGAGCTGCTCCGCGAGTCCTACCGGCTGGCCGGCCCCCTTCCACCCACGGTATGA
- a CDS encoding ABC transporter ATP-binding protein, which yields MTSLAQHSPAAGSGKPRLAAAAQLLNKTYGTGDTRVHALKDVDVSFESGTFTAIMGPSGSGKSTLMHCLAGLDTADSGRIWVGGTEITGLKDAELTRLRRDSVGFVFQSFNLVPTLTAEQNITLPVSLANGTVDREWLDFITETLGLRDRLRHRPHELSGGQQQRVAVARALLTRPHVLFGDEPTGNLDSKSGAEVLSLLRRSTKEFGQSIIMVTHDPVAASYADRVLLMNDGALVGELAQPTPESVLAALTKLGA from the coding sequence ATGACATCACTTGCACAGCATTCCCCTGCGGCCGGCTCCGGAAAACCGCGTCTCGCCGCCGCCGCACAGCTCCTGAACAAGACCTACGGAACCGGCGACACCCGCGTCCACGCCCTGAAGGACGTGGACGTAAGCTTCGAATCCGGTACGTTCACCGCCATCATGGGCCCCTCCGGCTCCGGAAAATCCACCCTGATGCACTGCCTGGCCGGCCTGGACACCGCAGACTCGGGCCGCATCTGGGTAGGCGGCACTGAAATCACCGGGCTGAAGGACGCCGAGCTCACCCGCCTTCGCCGCGACAGCGTCGGATTTGTGTTCCAGTCCTTCAACCTGGTGCCCACGCTGACCGCGGAGCAGAACATCACACTGCCGGTATCCCTGGCCAACGGCACCGTGGACCGTGAATGGCTGGACTTCATCACCGAAACCCTCGGCCTGCGGGACCGGCTTCGGCACCGCCCCCACGAGCTTTCCGGCGGCCAGCAGCAGCGCGTGGCGGTGGCCCGGGCCCTGCTGACGCGCCCGCATGTACTCTTCGGCGACGAACCCACCGGCAACCTGGACTCCAAGTCCGGCGCCGAGGTGCTCTCGCTCCTTCGCCGCTCCACCAAGGAGTTCGGCCAGAGCATCATCATGGTGACGCACGACCCCGTGGCCGCTTCCTATGCGGACCGTGTGCTCCTGATGAACGACGGCGCCCTGGTCGGGGAACTGGCACAGCCCACCCCCGAGTCCGTGCTCGCCGCCCTCACCAAGCTGGGGGCATAA
- a CDS encoding ABC transporter permease produces MLQVALAQVRLNARRFIAVSLAVLIAVGFLTATLIINSSSKASLTQSVGEAYRNADLLVTRDMYSADAAVLDEETAALVRDTPGVEGIYAARQSYVAFGKDLNVAQLGNTSEHADLFPVDILQGTLPVADNEVAVDKDTAERQELTEGSVLPLTAFIDDPTGEQQTAELTVTALVSASKDPQLMGTPQLYSTSATAAEFGEPESGFTSIQVALADGASVEDVRAALEQDISGLEGVYVRTAQEQTDAVVASFTGGEDILTTILLAFAAVALLVCALVVSNTFSVLVAQRTRELALLRCIGAARSQIRRSVIVEALIVGIVASVAGVLAAITLVGGIIAYLKTIPESGFATLSVSPLAVIAGLGVGILMTVLASLVPARAATAVAPLAALRPADDVRAGTRRGRVRLGIGMVLLAGGAALLAVGAVKGNLLIALPGGMLSFVGVLMCATLFVPSLVRTVGRIAAPLGVPGRLAALNAVRNPQRTSATSSALLIGVTLVTMMMTGAATVRTSLDDVLAAEYPVDISISGPSDESPFTSTDAEASGAVEGVEEAVLVPPAGMTETEYGPYGVYALDPADAAKVLQDSALVLESGVILMPQGTSEKTLTVQGASKSVELKVVVSRSSQMQPLISASTAEALGGLPASAAEDMYPPQPQLWLTAVDGLNTNELMDLRTDLAAAVDVEDYAVSGSAIERGAFEQVINVLLMVVTGLLGVAVVIALVGVANTLSLSVLERTRESSLLRALGLTRGQLRGMLALEAVLIAGVAALMGSILGSLYGWLGAESALGSFTTVALSLPWLQLVAVLAVALLAGLAASVLPARRAARLSPVAGLAAD; encoded by the coding sequence ATGCTGCAGGTAGCCCTGGCGCAGGTGCGCCTGAACGCCCGGCGGTTCATCGCCGTTTCCCTGGCGGTGCTGATAGCCGTCGGCTTCCTCACCGCCACCCTCATCATCAATTCCTCGTCCAAGGCCTCGCTGACGCAGAGCGTCGGGGAGGCGTACCGGAACGCCGATCTGCTCGTCACCAGGGATATGTACAGTGCGGACGCGGCCGTACTGGATGAAGAAACCGCCGCCCTGGTCCGGGACACCCCCGGCGTGGAGGGCATCTACGCGGCCCGGCAGTCCTACGTCGCCTTCGGCAAGGACCTGAACGTCGCCCAGCTGGGCAACACCTCTGAGCACGCGGACCTCTTCCCCGTGGACATACTCCAGGGAACGCTCCCGGTCGCTGACAACGAAGTGGCCGTGGACAAGGATACGGCCGAGCGCCAGGAGCTGACCGAGGGGTCGGTGCTACCCCTCACCGCCTTTATCGATGACCCCACAGGTGAGCAACAAACGGCCGAGCTCACGGTCACTGCCCTGGTGTCCGCGTCCAAGGACCCGCAGCTCATGGGAACCCCGCAGCTGTATTCGACCTCTGCGACGGCGGCTGAATTCGGTGAGCCCGAGTCCGGTTTCACCAGTATCCAGGTGGCACTGGCCGACGGCGCCTCAGTGGAGGACGTCCGCGCAGCACTGGAGCAGGACATCAGCGGCCTGGAGGGTGTGTACGTCCGCACCGCGCAGGAACAGACGGACGCTGTGGTTGCCTCCTTCACCGGAGGGGAGGACATCCTCACCACCATCCTGCTGGCCTTCGCTGCCGTGGCCCTGCTGGTCTGTGCCCTTGTGGTCTCCAATACCTTTTCGGTGCTGGTGGCCCAGCGCACGCGGGAACTTGCCCTCCTCCGGTGCATTGGCGCCGCCCGCTCGCAGATCCGCCGCTCCGTCATCGTGGAAGCACTGATCGTTGGCATCGTGGCCTCAGTTGCCGGGGTCCTCGCAGCCATTACACTCGTTGGCGGCATTATCGCCTACCTGAAAACCATCCCGGAGAGCGGCTTCGCAACGCTTTCGGTCTCCCCGCTGGCCGTCATCGCCGGACTGGGTGTCGGCATTCTGATGACAGTGCTGGCCTCGCTGGTTCCGGCACGCGCCGCCACCGCCGTAGCACCCCTTGCCGCACTGCGTCCGGCCGACGACGTCCGTGCCGGGACCCGGCGCGGCCGGGTCCGCCTGGGCATCGGCATGGTCCTGCTCGCCGGCGGCGCAGCACTGCTGGCTGTCGGAGCGGTGAAAGGCAACCTCCTGATTGCGTTGCCCGGCGGCATGCTGAGCTTTGTGGGCGTGCTGATGTGCGCCACCCTCTTTGTTCCTTCCCTGGTGCGTACCGTCGGCCGGATAGCCGCGCCGTTGGGCGTCCCGGGCAGACTGGCGGCACTCAATGCCGTCCGCAACCCCCAGCGCACCTCCGCCACCTCCTCCGCCCTGCTGATCGGCGTCACCCTGGTGACCATGATGATGACGGGTGCTGCAACCGTCCGGACCTCCCTCGACGACGTGCTGGCCGCCGAGTACCCGGTGGATATCAGCATCAGCGGGCCCTCCGACGAGTCGCCGTTCACCTCCACCGACGCCGAAGCTTCCGGTGCCGTGGAGGGCGTGGAGGAAGCGGTGCTGGTTCCGCCGGCTGGCATGACCGAGACGGAATACGGACCGTACGGTGTGTATGCGCTGGACCCTGCCGACGCGGCGAAGGTACTGCAGGATTCCGCCCTGGTACTGGAGTCAGGCGTCATCCTGATGCCGCAGGGAACCTCGGAAAAAACACTTACGGTTCAGGGTGCGTCCAAGAGCGTCGAGCTGAAGGTGGTGGTTTCACGAAGCAGCCAGATGCAGCCGCTGATCAGCGCCTCCACGGCCGAAGCCCTCGGCGGCCTGCCCGCCTCGGCGGCGGAAGACATGTATCCCCCGCAGCCACAGTTGTGGCTTACAGCGGTCGACGGCCTGAACACCAACGAGCTGATGGACCTGCGCACCGACCTCGCCGCGGCGGTGGACGTGGAGGACTACGCAGTCTCGGGCTCGGCCATTGAGCGGGGGGCTTTTGAACAGGTCATCAACGTCCTGCTGATGGTGGTCACCGGACTGCTGGGAGTGGCAGTGGTGATTGCCCTGGTGGGTGTGGCCAACACCCTCTCCCTGTCTGTACTGGAACGCACCCGCGAGTCCTCACTGCTGCGCGCACTGGGCCTGACCCGGGGACAACTGCGCGGCATGCTCGCGCTGGAAGCCGTGCTGATCGCCGGGGTGGCCGCCCTGATGGGCAGCATCCTGGGCTCGCTCTACGGCTGGCTGGGAGCGGAATCCGCGCTGGGTTCCTTTACCACCGTGGCGTTGTCGCTGCCGTGGCTGCAGCTGGTCGCAGTCCTGGCCGTAGCACTCCTGGCCGGGTTGGCGGCGTCCGTGCTTCCCGCCCGCCGGGCGGCACGGCTCTCCCCCGTGGCGGGGCTGGCAGCGGACTAG
- the metG gene encoding methionine--tRNA ligase — protein sequence MTSSDSKTPFYITTAISYPNGEPHIGHAYEHIATDAMARFKRLDGYDVFFMTGTDEHGLKMQQSADKEGVTAKELADRNSAAFKQMEADMGTSYDRFIRTTDADHYAAAQAIWKRMEENGDIYLSKYSGWYSVRDEAYYTEDETEVRDDGVRYSKETDTEVTWTEEESYFFRLSAYQDRLLALYESQPDFAAPRSRFNEVISFVKGGLEDLSISRTTFDWGVPVPGNPDHVMYVWVDALTNYLTGVGFPDTESEAFKKYWPADVHVIGKDISRFHAIFWPAFLMSAKLELPRRIMIHGFLHNKGVKMSKSLGNVVAPKAWAEQYGLDSVRFFLLREVPFGADGSYNHDAVVGRMNSDLANNLGNLAQRSLSMVAKNCGAAVPQPGAFTPEDTALLEAAGNLLQISREAYEVQDFHGALEATWKVLGDTNAYFADQAPWVLRKTDVERMNTVLYVTLEVLRMVAILIQPVMPESAAKLLTVLGQPDGDARQFTAIGTPLVPGTGLPAPTPIFPKYEEPAEQA from the coding sequence GTGACTTCTTCCGATTCCAAGACCCCGTTCTACATCACCACGGCCATCTCCTACCCGAACGGCGAACCCCACATCGGGCACGCCTACGAGCACATCGCCACGGACGCCATGGCCCGCTTCAAGCGCCTCGACGGCTACGACGTGTTCTTTATGACGGGCACGGACGAGCACGGCCTGAAGATGCAGCAGTCCGCGGACAAGGAAGGCGTTACCGCCAAGGAACTCGCGGACCGCAACTCCGCCGCCTTTAAGCAGATGGAAGCCGACATGGGCACCTCCTACGACCGGTTCATCCGCACCACCGACGCCGACCACTACGCCGCTGCGCAGGCCATCTGGAAGCGGATGGAGGAGAACGGCGACATCTACCTCTCCAAGTACTCCGGCTGGTACTCCGTACGGGATGAGGCGTACTACACCGAGGACGAGACCGAGGTCCGCGACGACGGCGTCCGTTACTCCAAGGAAACCGACACCGAGGTGACCTGGACGGAAGAGGAAAGCTACTTCTTCCGCCTCTCCGCCTACCAGGACCGGCTGCTGGCCCTGTACGAGTCCCAGCCGGACTTCGCAGCCCCGCGCTCGCGGTTCAACGAGGTCATCAGCTTCGTCAAGGGCGGCCTGGAGGACCTCTCCATTTCCCGGACCACCTTCGACTGGGGTGTTCCCGTGCCGGGCAACCCGGACCACGTGATGTACGTGTGGGTGGATGCCTTGACCAACTACCTCACCGGCGTCGGCTTCCCGGATACCGAAAGCGAAGCGTTCAAGAAGTACTGGCCGGCCGATGTGCACGTGATCGGCAAGGACATCTCCCGCTTCCACGCCATCTTCTGGCCGGCGTTCCTGATGTCCGCCAAGCTGGAGCTGCCTCGGCGGATCATGATCCACGGCTTCCTGCACAACAAGGGCGTTAAGATGTCCAAGTCCCTGGGCAACGTGGTGGCTCCGAAGGCCTGGGCCGAGCAGTACGGCCTGGACTCGGTGCGGTTCTTCCTGCTGCGCGAGGTGCCCTTCGGCGCGGACGGCTCCTACAACCACGACGCCGTCGTCGGGCGGATGAATTCCGACCTCGCCAACAACCTGGGCAACCTCGCCCAGCGCTCACTGTCCATGGTGGCCAAGAACTGCGGCGCAGCGGTGCCGCAGCCCGGAGCGTTCACCCCTGAGGACACTGCGCTGCTGGAAGCGGCCGGAAACCTGCTGCAGATCTCCCGCGAGGCCTACGAGGTCCAGGATTTCCACGGCGCACTGGAAGCCACCTGGAAGGTCCTCGGCGACACCAACGCCTACTTCGCCGATCAGGCACCGTGGGTGCTGCGGAAGACCGACGTCGAGCGCATGAACACCGTGCTCTACGTGACCCTCGAGGTGCTGCGCATGGTGGCCATCCTGATCCAGCCGGTGATGCCGGAAAGTGCGGCTAAGCTGCTCACCGTCCTGGGCCAGCCCGACGGGGACGCCCGCCAGTTCACGGCCATCGGCACTCCGCTGGTGCCGGGCACCGGACTGCCGGCTCCGACCCCCATCTTCCCGAAGTACGAGGAACCGGCCGAACAGGCCTAA
- the serA gene encoding phosphoglycerate dehydrogenase, producing MQRNLQRNLPSVKRSSVSATKPVVLLAEELSPATVEALGPDFDIRTTDGADRSQLLAAIADVDAILVRSATQVDAEAIAAARNLKVIARAGVGLDNVDIKAATQAGVMVVNAPTSNIISAAELTVGHIVSLARNIPQASAALKNGEWKRSKYSGTELFEKKIGIIGLGRIGALVAARMQGFGTEILAYDPYVTSARAAQLNVRLVSLDELLAESDFVTIHMPKTPETLGMLGAEAFEKMKDTAYVVNVARGGLVDEAALFEALQAGKIAGAGVDVFVKEPSTDLPFFALDNVVVTPHLGASTAEAQEKAGISVAKSVRLALAGELVPDAVNVAGGVIAEDVRPGIPLIEKLGRIFTALASDSVTAIDIEVAGEIAALDVKALELAALKGIFTDIVSEQVSYVNAPVLAEQRGIEVRLLTTPDVDDYRNLLTIRGALSDGTRLEVSGTLTGPKQIQKLVGVNGYDLEIPISEHLIVLIYQDRPGVIGALGRVLGEKEINIAGMQVARNSEGGQALSLLTVDSSVPQDVLEALKLEIGATVAREVDLQD from the coding sequence ATGCAAAGAAATCTTCAAAGAAATCTTCCAAGTGTAAAGAGGTCATCGGTGTCTGCCACCAAACCAGTCGTACTCCTTGCGGAGGAACTCTCGCCCGCCACCGTCGAGGCCCTCGGCCCCGACTTCGACATCCGCACCACCGACGGCGCCGACCGCTCCCAGCTCCTGGCCGCGATTGCCGACGTCGACGCCATCCTCGTGCGGTCCGCCACGCAGGTGGATGCCGAAGCGATCGCTGCCGCCAGGAACCTCAAGGTTATTGCCCGGGCCGGCGTGGGCCTGGACAACGTGGATATCAAGGCCGCCACCCAGGCCGGCGTGATGGTGGTCAACGCGCCGACGTCGAACATCATCTCCGCGGCGGAACTGACGGTGGGGCACATCGTGTCCCTGGCCCGGAACATTCCGCAGGCCAGCGCCGCCCTGAAGAACGGCGAATGGAAGCGCTCCAAGTACAGCGGCACCGAACTGTTCGAAAAGAAGATCGGCATCATCGGCCTGGGCCGCATCGGCGCCCTGGTGGCCGCACGCATGCAGGGCTTCGGCACCGAGATCCTCGCCTATGACCCGTACGTCACCTCCGCCCGCGCCGCCCAGCTGAATGTCCGGCTGGTGTCCCTGGATGAGCTGCTCGCCGAGTCGGACTTCGTCACCATCCACATGCCCAAGACCCCGGAAACCCTGGGCATGCTCGGCGCCGAGGCGTTCGAGAAGATGAAGGACACCGCCTACGTGGTGAACGTGGCCCGCGGCGGCCTCGTGGACGAAGCGGCCCTGTTCGAGGCACTGCAGGCAGGAAAGATCGCCGGCGCCGGCGTGGACGTGTTCGTCAAGGAACCCAGCACCGACCTGCCCTTCTTCGCCCTGGACAACGTGGTGGTCACCCCGCATCTGGGTGCCTCCACCGCCGAAGCCCAGGAAAAGGCCGGCATCTCGGTGGCGAAGTCCGTCCGCCTGGCCCTGGCCGGGGAATTGGTGCCCGACGCCGTGAATGTTGCCGGCGGCGTCATTGCCGAGGACGTTCGGCCCGGCATCCCGCTCATCGAAAAGCTGGGCCGGATCTTCACTGCTCTGGCCTCCGACTCCGTGACCGCCATCGACATCGAAGTAGCCGGAGAAATTGCCGCCCTTGATGTGAAGGCACTGGAGCTGGCGGCGCTGAAGGGGATCTTCACGGACATCGTGTCCGAGCAGGTCTCCTACGTGAATGCTCCGGTCCTCGCCGAACAGCGCGGCATCGAGGTCCGGCTGCTGACCACCCCGGACGTGGATGACTACCGCAACCTGCTGACCATCCGCGGCGCCCTGTCCGACGGGACCCGGCTTGAGGTCTCCGGAACCCTTACGGGTCCGAAGCAGATCCAGAAGCTCGTGGGCGTGAACGGCTACGACCTGGAAATCCCCATCAGCGAGCACCTCATTGTGCTGATCTACCAGGACCGTCCCGGCGTCATCGGCGCCTTGGGCCGGGTCCTGGGCGAAAAGGAGATCAACATTGCCGGCATGCAGGTGGCCCGCAACTCGGAGGGCGGCCAGGCCCTGTCCCTGCTGACCGTGGATTCCTCGGTGCCGCAGGACGTGCTGGAGGCACTGAAGCTCGAAATCGGTGCCACCGTGGCCCGCGAGGTGGACCTGCAGGACTAG
- the ilvC gene encoding ketol-acid reductoisomerase — MTDMYYDDDADLSIIQGRTVAVIGYGSQGHAHALSLRDSGVDVRVGLKEGSASRAKAEAEGLRVLNVADAVAEADLIMVLTPDQVQRFVYAEDIAPNLQAGDALFFGHGFNIRYGYIQPPADVDVALVAPKGPGHIVRREFEAGRGVPDLIAVEQNPSGTAKELALSYAKAIGGTRAGVIETTFTEETETDLFGEQAVLCGGASQLIQYGFETLTEAGYQPEVAYFEVLHELKLIVDLMVEGGIAKQRWSVSDTAEYGDYVSGPRVIDEHVKENMKAVLADIQNGAFAKRFIDDQDAGAPEFKALRKKGEDHPIESTGRELRKLFSWIKNDDDYTEGSVAR; from the coding sequence GTGACTGACATGTATTACGACGACGACGCAGACCTGTCGATCATCCAGGGCCGTACGGTCGCCGTCATCGGCTACGGAAGCCAGGGCCACGCCCATGCCCTCAGCCTGCGCGACTCCGGCGTGGACGTCCGCGTGGGCCTCAAGGAAGGTTCCGCCTCGCGTGCCAAGGCAGAGGCCGAGGGCCTGCGGGTGCTGAACGTGGCGGACGCCGTCGCCGAAGCGGACCTGATCATGGTGCTTACCCCTGACCAGGTGCAGCGTTTCGTCTACGCCGAGGACATCGCCCCGAACCTGCAGGCCGGCGACGCCCTGTTCTTCGGGCACGGCTTCAACATCCGCTACGGCTACATCCAGCCGCCGGCCGACGTCGACGTCGCGCTCGTGGCACCCAAGGGCCCGGGCCACATTGTGCGCCGCGAATTCGAAGCCGGCCGCGGCGTCCCGGACCTGATCGCCGTGGAACAGAACCCCTCCGGAACCGCCAAGGAACTGGCCCTGTCCTACGCCAAGGCCATTGGCGGCACCCGCGCCGGCGTCATCGAAACCACCTTCACCGAAGAAACCGAAACGGACCTCTTCGGCGAGCAGGCGGTCCTCTGCGGCGGCGCGTCTCAGCTGATCCAGTACGGCTTCGAAACGCTGACCGAAGCCGGCTACCAGCCGGAGGTCGCCTACTTCGAGGTACTGCACGAACTGAAGCTGATCGTGGACCTGATGGTCGAAGGCGGCATCGCCAAGCAGCGCTGGAGCGTCTCGGACACCGCCGAATACGGCGACTACGTCTCCGGCCCGCGCGTCATCGACGAGCACGTGAAGGAGAACATGAAGGCCGTCCTGGCCGACATCCAGAACGGTGCCTTCGCCAAGCGCTTCATCGATGACCAGGACGCCGGTGCCCCCGAGTTCAAGGCACTGCGTAAGAAGGGTGAAGATCACCCCATCGAATCCACCGGCCGTGAACTGCGCAAGCTCTTCTCCTGGATCAAGAATGACGACGACTACACCGAGGGTTCGGTAGCCCGCTAG
- the ilvN gene encoding acetolactate synthase small subunit, which yields MARHTLSVLVEDVPGVLTRVASLFARRAFNINSLAVGPSEVPGMSRITVVVDAEGDLLEQVTKQLNKLINVIKIVELVPDSSVQRDHILVKVRADAATRLQVTQAAELFRASIVDVSTDSLIVEATGTADKLNALLSVLEPFGIREIVQSGTLAVARGSKSMSDRALRSA from the coding sequence ATGGCCCGCCACACCCTTTCCGTGCTGGTAGAAGATGTTCCCGGCGTGCTGACCCGGGTCGCCTCGCTGTTTGCCCGCCGGGCATTCAACATCAATTCGCTCGCTGTAGGCCCCTCGGAGGTGCCGGGCATGTCCCGCATCACCGTGGTGGTCGACGCCGAGGGTGACCTGCTCGAGCAGGTCACCAAACAGCTGAACAAGCTCATCAATGTCATCAAGATTGTCGAGCTGGTTCCAGATTCTTCCGTGCAGCGGGACCACATCCTGGTCAAGGTCCGCGCGGATGCCGCAACCCGGCTGCAGGTAACCCAGGCAGCCGAGCTGTTCCGCGCCTCGATAGTGGATGTCTCCACCGACTCGCTCATCGTCGAAGCAACAGGCACCGCCGACAAACTCAACGCACTGCTCTCGGTGCTTGAGCCCTTCGGCATCCGCGAAATAGTCCAATCCGGAACCCTGGCCGTAGCCCGCGGTTCAAAATCCATGAGCGACCGCGCGCTGCGCAGCGCCTGA